Proteins encoded by one window of Primulina huaijiensis isolate GDHJ02 unplaced genomic scaffold, ASM1229523v2 scaffold34973, whole genome shotgun sequence:
- the LOC140968267 gene encoding putative disease resistance protein RGA1, whose amino-acid sequence MAEALVSALMQTVIGNLNKASQRGVGLLWGLEDDLRRLESVFSTIQLVIQDAEVQQRNNLVLQNWLLKLKDVAYDAEDVLEKIANKGLRRRFNSERGKHLHLTSFFSKRNPLLFRVEIARKVRDIRGRLNDIADERHKFELREGVMNNQVGVVESRQTSSLVNESEIFGRDEERETLVQKLLHDMADQDDLSVCAMWGMGGIGKTTLAQLVYNDERVEKHFESRIWVCVSEDFSLQRLVKAILESVQGGGCSVTELDPLLRLLQEKLRGKKFLLVLDDVWNEDQSLWDPLKEALRCGSKGSGVMVTTRNEKISRMMATAEIMSHRIGYLSYVDSWSLFKRRAFACRTEDENLVGIGEEIVKKCGGVPLAIKAVGSLMRFKSHESEWLAVKESETWNLPDHGNDIFPVLMLSYDNLSPQMRQCFSYCCIFPKDHWMDRDELIQLWMANGFLHEEGQKNLYLIGRSIFEELVRRSFLQDAEKHQIGKMRCKMHDLMHDLAESVMRRETYRMVDFNVQKIPPRVRHLSCDLSLQMIKEKRDKLRLLSVDTVHSLIHMNLYADDVKHRGYLLSFISNQQHLRVLEFCGIMNFRNFVDKWEHL is encoded by the coding sequence ATGGCAGAAGCACTTGTTTCGGCGCTTATGCAAACAGTAATTGGAAACTTGAACAAAGCATCGCAGCGAGGTGTTGGGCTCCTTTGGGGCTTGGAGGATGATCTCAGGAGACTTGAAAGTGTATTTAGCACAATCCAACTTGTGATCCAAGATGCTGAAGTCCAGCAAAGAAACAATTTGGTGCTGCAGAATTGGTTGCTAAAGCTCAAGGATGTTGCCTATGATGCTGAGGACGTACTGGAAAAGATCGCTAACAAGGGCCTCAGACGGAGATTTAATTCCGAAAGAGGTAAGCACTTACATCTAACTTCGTTTTTCTCGAAAAGAAACCCGTTGTTATTTCGTGTTGAAATAGCAAGAAAAGTGAGAGATATAAGGGGAAGATTAAATGATATAGCGGATGAGAGACATAAGTTCGAGTTGAGGGAGGGTGTTATGAACAATCAAGTTGGAGTTGTAGAGAGCCGACAGACCAGTTCATTGGTGAACGAATCGGAGATTTTCGGAAGAGACGAGGAGAGGGAAACGCTAGTccagaaactgctccatgacATGGCTGATCAAGATGATCTTTCTGTCTGTGCTATGTGGGGAATGGGAGGAATCGGTAAAACGACACTTGCCCAACTGGTCTATAATGATGAAAGGGTGGAGAAGCATTTTGAATCGCGAATCTGGGTTTGTGTCTCGGAAGATTTCAGCTTGCAGAGGCTGGTTAAAGCAATTTTAGAATCTGTACAAGGAGGTGGATGTAGTGTCACAGAGTTGGATCCATTGCTGCGTCTTCTTCAAGAAAAGTTGAGGGGAAAGAAGTTTTTACTAGTTCTGGACGATGTTTGGAATGAAGACCAAAGTCTGTGGGATCCTCTTAAAGAAGCGTTAAGATGTGGGTCAAAAGGCAGTGGGGTAATGGTAACAACTCGAAATGAAAAAATTTCTCGAATGATGGCTACAGCTGAAATCATGTCACATCGAATTGGCTATTTATCATACGTCGATTCATGGTCTTTATTCAAGAGAAGAGCATTTGCATGTAGAACAGAAGACGAAAACCTAGTCGGAATTGGTGAGGAGATAGTGAAGAAATGTGGCGGTGTGCCTTTGGCTATAAAGGCTGTAGGGAGCTTGATGCGATTTAAAAGCCACGAAAGCGAATGGTTGGCAGTTAAAGAAAGTGAAACATGGAATCTACCGGATCATGGAAACGACATCTTTCCTGTATTGATGTTGAGTTATGACAATTTATCTCCACAAATGAGGCAATGTTTCTCGTATTGTTGCATTTTTCCCAAGGATCATTGGATGGATAGGGACGAGCTAATACAACTATGGATGGCAAACGGCTTCCTTCACGAAGAAGGCCAAAAAAACTTGTATCTCATCGGCCGATCGATCTTTGAAGAACTGGTTCGGAGATCATTTTTGCAAGATGCCGAGAAACACCAGATAGGGAAAATGAGATGTAAAATGCATGATTTAATGCATGATTTGGCAGAATCGGTCATGAGACGAGAAACTTATAGGATGGTGGATTTCAATGTGCAGAAAATTCCACCTAGAGTTCGTCACTTGTCATGTGATTTGTCACTTCAGATGATTAAAGAGAAAAGGGATAAGCTCCGACTACTGAGCGTGGATACTGTGCACTCACTTATTCACATGAATCTTTATGCTGATGATGTTAAACACAGAGGATATTTGTTATCCTTTATCTCAAACCAACAACATTTAAGAGTGTTGGAATTTTGCGGGATaatgaattttcggaattttgtTGACAAATGGGAACATCTTTGA
- the LOC140968268 gene encoding putative disease resistance protein RGA1, translated as MKNLWFVEIDLPDSLICTPPGLGELTSLQRLSIFIVGEDSEHQISQLKELNLGGELSIRGLENVRNLEDVKAANMITKRNLASLNLSWASGANKISMEHFEATLENIQPHHNLEQICISSYQGSRFPNWMSAPAFINLSEITLERCEKCEHLPPLGKLPALKILKLFRLDSVRRLGTEWCGDGKSSFVALTQLRLLEMLDLEEWIIPKSHESFLRLQYLEIKRCPKLIRLPFLPVLKDFHVHTNPAILGSMIATSIESLRLMDDADELSLLPGGLVSAQKNLKKLEIKECPNLRSLSIMLDGLYGLKKLSFLFCRKLEYPPEGLKFLNSLEEILFYRCDSLRLFPAAILENMPSLRSLRFEHCEKVDPLSGPLQGVVSSLHELVIINCPELECLPECIQQLSALRKFIIWGCLKLTSLPDGIGNLKSLSVLGIRYCSPILKKRCERSKGEDWPKISHIPQMYLEVSF; from the coding sequence ATGAAAAATCTTTGGTTTGTGGAAATTGATTTGCCTGATTCACTTATCTGCACGCCACCTGGACTTGGAGAATTAACTTCCCTGCAAAGACTAAGCATTTTCATCGTGGGTGAAGACTCGGAACACCAAATCAGCCAGCTGAAGGAGTTAAATCTTGGAGGGGAGTTGAGCATAAGAGGACTTGAAAATGTGAGAAACCTAGAAGACGTCAAAGCCGCCAACATGATTACGAAGCGGAACCTGGCATCTTTGAATTTATCTTGGGCAAGTGGAGCAAACAAGATCTCCATGGAACATTTCGAAGCGACTCTAGAGAATATCCAACCACATCATAATCTAGAGCAGATCTGCATTTCGTCATATCAAGGTTCGAGGTTCCCAAATTGGATGTCTGCTCCAGCGTTTATTAATCTAAGTGAAATCACTTTGGAAAGATGTGAAAAATGTGAACACCTTCCACCCCTCGGGAAACTTCCAGCTCTGAAGATTCTTAAACTTTTTAGATTGGATTCCGTAAGAAGACTGGGTACTGAATGGTGTGGCGATGGAAAAAGTTCATTTGTTGCATTGACACAGCTCCGGTTATTGGAAATGCTGGACTTGGAGGAATGGATTATACCAAAGTCACATGAGAGTTTTCTTCGCTTACAATATCTAGAGATAAAGAGATGCCCCAAATTGATCAGACTGCCTTTTCTACCAGTTCTTAAAGATTTCCATGTACACACCAACCCAGCAATCCTTGGATCCATGATTGCTACTTCAATCGAATCACTTCGCTTAATGGATGATGCTGATGAACTTAGTCTCCTTCCAGGAGGTTTAGTGAGCGCTCAAAAGAATCTAAAGAAATTGGAAATCAAAGAGTGTCCTAATCTCAGGAGTCTATCAATCATGTTGGATGGACTATATGGTCTGAAGAAGTTGAGTTTTCTTTTCTGCAGAAAACTTGAATATCCACCGGAAGGACTCAAGTTTCTCAATTCTCTGGAGGAAATTTTATTCTATCGCTGCGATAGCCTTAGATTATTTCCGGCAGCTATTTTGGAAAATATGCCTTCCCTGAGATCCTTAAGGTTTGAACATTGCGAGAAAGTGGATCCATTATCTGGGCCGCTACAAGGAGTGGTCAGTAGCCTCCATGAATTGGTGATAATTAATTGTCCAGAGCTCGAATGTTTGCCAGAGTGCATTCAACAATTGAGTGCCCttagaaaatttattatttggGGTTGTCTTAAGTTGACGTCATTGCCAGATGGCATCGGGAATCTAAAATCACTATCGGTACTTGGGATAAGATATTGCAGTCCAATTTTAAAGAAGAGATGCGAGAGATCAAAGGGTGAGGATTGGCCTAAAATCTCACATATTCCCCAAATGTACCTTGAAGTCTCATTTTAG
- the LOC140968269 gene encoding aquaporin PIP2-7-like: protein MTKDVAEQGSFAAKDYHDPPPAPLIDAAELMKWSFYRALIAEFIATLLFLYVTVLTVIGYKHQSETDLCDGVGILGIAWAFGGMIFVLVYCTAGISGGHINPAVTWGLFLARKVSLVRALMYMVAQCLGAICGVGLVKGFQKSFYKRYGGGANELQPGISIGVGLGAEIIGTFVLVYTVFSATDPKRSARDSHVPVLAPLPIGFAVFMVHLATIPVTGTGINPARSLGAAVIYNQEKAWDDQWIFWVGPFVGAAIAAFYHQFILRAGAIKALGSFRSSSRV, encoded by the exons ATGACCAAGGACGTGGCGGAGCAAGGGTCCTTTGCGGCGAAGGACTACCACGACCCACCACCAGCACCGCTGATCGACGCGGCAGAGCTGATGAAATGGTCTTTTTACCGGGCCTTGATAGCCGAATTCATAGCCACTCTACTCTTCCTTTACGTTACTGTGCTGACAGTGATCGGATACAAGCATCAATCGGAAACTGATTTGTGCGACGGTGTGGGGATTCTGGGGATCGCGTGGGCTTTCGGGGGGATGATTTTCGTGCTTGTCTACTGTACTGCTGGGATTTCTG gGGGTCACATTAACCCGGCGGTGACATGGGGGCTATTCCTGGCTCGGAAAGTGTCGCTGGTGAGGGCGCTGATGTATATGGTAGCTCAATGTTTGGGTGCCATCTGCGGAGTTGGGCTGGTCAAGGGATTCCAGAAATCTTTCTACAAAAGGTACGGTGGCGGCGCCAACGAGCTGCAACCAGGCATCAGCATCGGAGTCGGCTTGGGGGCCGAGATCATCGGCACGTTTGTCCTCGTTTACACTGTCTTCTCGGCCACAGATCCCAAGAGAAGCGCAAGAGATTCTCATGTCCCT GTGTTGGCACCTCTTCCAATCGGATTCGCGGTGTTCATGGTCCACCTAGCCACCATTCCCGTCACCGGAACCGGCATCAACCCTGCAAGGAGTCTTGGAGCTGCAGTAATCTACAACCAAGAGAAGGCTTGGGATGATCAG tgGATCTTTTGGGTGGGACCTTTCGTTGGTGCAGCCATTGCAGCATTCTACCACCAGTTTATATTAAGGGCAGGAGCAATCAAGGCCCTTGGATCATTCAGGAGCAGTTCCCGAGTTTGA